The following proteins come from a genomic window of Hypanus sabinus isolate sHypSab1 chromosome 9, sHypSab1.hap1, whole genome shotgun sequence:
- the LOC132398884 gene encoding RIIa domain-containing protein 1-like: MADSNLSVPPPYGMEGYDLGALSVEQQEKLWDLKINTRIANEYYLREHPEVEILLREFMRSVLLKKPKNILEFAAEYYTDARLPEKIQRKVYEQEKMLK; this comes from the exons ATGGCGGATTCTAATCTCAGTGTTCCTCCTCCGTACGGGATGGAAGGATACGATTTGGGAGCGCTCAGCGTAGAGCAACAGGAGAAACTGTGGGACCTGAAG ATAAACACACGGATAGCGAATGAATACTACCTGAGGGAGCACCCAGAGGTGGAGATTCTACTGAGAGAGTTCATGAG GTCGGTGCTCTTGAAGAAGCCAAAAAACATCCTGGAATTTGCTGCTG AGTACTACACTGACGCAAGGCTTCCAGAAAAGATCCAGAGGAAAGTGTACGAGCAGGAAAAGATGTTGAAATGA